One stretch of Marinobacterium iners DNA includes these proteins:
- a CDS encoding DUF1351 domain-containing protein → MNAPVTEATAMISVSATPAAIAFNFEETRAWLESELEQYDVVVTADTLADCKKLATELNKLAAEISKRRREAVAEVSAPIKDFEGKAKSLEQMCKDGRQRLLDQVQVFEDETKAKAKAALEAARSAMWAEQEVAEEFRRAQIDDLVKLSTLTKTGKLSAVAKQELLIRVNADLKLQQQTQIRLHLLENDSYRAGLAAPLTRAHVETFLFASDEEYSQRLQTMIASELERQKVAEERSRKRFEEEQRRAEESQQRKADADRRRVEAEQQAQQQTAQPEPEPQPSAPQQYENEPAYQAEPAPAPASTAVAQKHAYGPLDNPAAAAIAKCTQAEAEAQAIQLSANAMTEAFGIWVPGELIAIAYGGAIFRKP, encoded by the coding sequence ATGAACGCACCCGTAACCGAAGCCACCGCCATGATCAGCGTCAGTGCCACCCCTGCTGCCATCGCGTTCAACTTTGAGGAAACCCGTGCCTGGCTTGAAAGTGAGCTGGAACAGTACGACGTAGTGGTCACCGCCGACACCCTTGCCGATTGCAAAAAGCTGGCCACCGAGCTGAACAAACTGGCTGCCGAGATCAGCAAGCGCCGCCGTGAAGCCGTTGCAGAGGTGAGCGCACCGATCAAAGACTTCGAGGGCAAAGCCAAGTCCCTGGAACAGATGTGCAAGGACGGTCGGCAGCGACTGCTGGACCAGGTGCAGGTGTTCGAGGATGAGACCAAGGCCAAAGCCAAAGCGGCACTGGAAGCGGCCCGATCTGCCATGTGGGCTGAGCAGGAAGTGGCCGAGGAGTTCCGCCGCGCACAGATCGATGACCTGGTGAAACTCAGCACCCTGACCAAGACCGGCAAGCTGTCGGCAGTGGCCAAGCAGGAACTGCTGATCCGTGTGAACGCAGACCTCAAGCTCCAGCAGCAGACCCAGATCCGCCTGCACCTGCTTGAGAACGACAGCTACCGCGCCGGACTGGCAGCACCGTTGACCCGGGCTCACGTTGAAACCTTCCTGTTTGCCTCTGACGAAGAGTACAGCCAGCGCCTGCAAACCATGATCGCCTCCGAGCTGGAGCGCCAGAAGGTGGCCGAAGAACGCAGCCGCAAGCGATTCGAAGAAGAGCAGCGCCGTGCCGAAGAGAGCCAACAGCGCAAGGCTGACGCAGACCGCCGCCGAGTGGAGGCGGAACAGCAGGCCCAGCAGCAGACGGCACAGCCTGAACCTGAACCTCAGCCGTCAGCGCCGCAGCAATATGAAAACGAGCCTGCTTATCAAGCCGAACCGGCACCTGCACCTGCATCGACAGCGGTTGCGCAGAAGCATGCCTACGGCCCACTGGATAATCCAGCAGCAGCCGCCATCGCCAAATGCACTCAGGCAGAGGCTGAGGCACAGGCCATCCAGCTGTCAGCCAACGCCATGACAGAAGCATTCGGTATCTGGGTACCGGGTGAACTGATCGCCATCGCCTATGGCGGTGCCATTTTCCGCAAGCCGTAA
- a CDS encoding DNA translocase FtsK, with amino-acid sequence MNSAAMIDFDETVFSTSAHTMHTDLMGVVINTCKALPNVWQKMNEEQQQDFIDSIDRQIKELVTSCVKTIAADDRPYVLGKVDQVVFKRGIEAKLSIERDAHQEGAPSGAHELADNTGEMVMIILPGLGGYTASEADKPTAEEDQPDLLDSASDDLYDEAVAFATETGTISISALQRELRVGYNRAARLVEIMEKAGVVSELQHNGQRMVLG; translated from the coding sequence ATGAACTCTGCAGCCATGATCGATTTTGATGAAACCGTATTCAGCACTTCAGCCCACACCATGCACACCGACCTGATGGGCGTGGTGATCAACACCTGCAAGGCCCTGCCGAACGTCTGGCAGAAGATGAACGAGGAACAGCAACAAGACTTCATCGACTCAATTGATCGTCAGATCAAGGAGCTGGTGACCAGCTGCGTGAAAACCATCGCCGCTGACGACCGCCCGTACGTGCTGGGCAAAGTCGACCAGGTGGTATTCAAGCGCGGCATCGAAGCCAAGCTGTCGATCGAGCGTGACGCTCACCAGGAAGGCGCACCCAGTGGTGCACATGAGTTGGCCGATAACACCGGTGAAATGGTGATGATCATCCTGCCGGGGCTGGGCGGCTACACAGCATCAGAGGCCGACAAGCCGACCGCGGAAGAAGACCAGCCGGATCTGCTCGACTCTGCCTCCGATGATCTTTACGACGAAGCCGTGGCCTTTGCTACCGAAACCGGAACCATCTCGATCTCTGCCCTCCAGCGTGAACTGAGGGTTGGTTACAACCGCGCCGCACGGCTGGTCGAGATCATGGAGAAAGCAGGTGTGGTCAGCGAGCTCCAGCATAACGGACAGCGAATGGTACTGGGCTGA
- a CDS encoding DNA cytosine methyltransferase — protein MNAINTHFTTQYGLALNEYDDHINVDLFAGGGGASTGLEMGLERPVHIAINHNPAAISMHEANHPGCLHLQTDVWDVDPVEVLAGRRIGWFHASPDCTHHSQAAGGQPRKAEIRNLSWVVTKWAGKTKPLILSLENVKQIRQWGPLIAKRCKKTGRVMKLDGTVAERGERVPRNEQFLVPDQKRRGKTWRRFLRALQGLGYDVEHQLLKACDFGAPTSRERLFLIARCDGEPIVWPKPTHAAKPAKGQKPYRTAAECIDWSVPGKSIFNRPRPLADATMRRIAKGVKREVLDRAEPFIVPIANWSSETVQPVDQPLNTITAWPRGGSFAIASPVLTPFYGGERKGNRAHGTHEPLRTQTTENRFALVTAFMAQANGGFNITHSKPLDVPTTTITNTGSQQQLVTANLLHLRGNCNARSVDAPLHTISAGGQHHGLVTAFLSRQFGASVGQPADAPAPTITAGGMGKTSLVELQLSPEVEEGALRCAAFLINYYGNGDARSVEAPADTLTTRDRLALVTVWISGDPYVIVDIHLRMLQPHELYAAQGFPSNYIITHGHDGRKFTKSEQVHMCGNSVSPPPMAAIARVNNPYRIEQRQPVAA, from the coding sequence ATGAATGCCATCAACACCCACTTCACCACTCAATACGGCTTGGCACTGAACGAGTATGACGACCATATCAATGTCGACCTTTTCGCCGGTGGCGGCGGTGCCAGTACAGGTCTTGAAATGGGGCTTGAGCGTCCGGTACATATCGCCATCAACCACAACCCGGCAGCAATCAGCATGCACGAGGCTAATCACCCGGGCTGCCTGCACCTGCAGACTGACGTATGGGATGTAGACCCTGTTGAGGTTCTGGCCGGTCGTCGCATTGGCTGGTTCCACGCCAGCCCAGATTGCACCCACCACAGCCAGGCTGCAGGCGGTCAGCCGCGCAAGGCCGAGATCCGAAATCTCTCGTGGGTGGTAACCAAGTGGGCAGGTAAAACCAAGCCGCTCATCCTCAGCTTGGAGAACGTCAAACAGATCCGCCAGTGGGGGCCGTTGATCGCCAAACGCTGCAAGAAGACCGGCCGCGTCATGAAGCTGGACGGCACGGTTGCTGAGCGTGGCGAGCGGGTTCCGCGTAACGAGCAGTTCCTGGTACCGGACCAGAAGCGCCGCGGCAAAACGTGGCGCCGTTTTCTGCGGGCGCTGCAGGGGCTTGGCTATGACGTCGAACACCAGTTGCTGAAAGCCTGCGACTTCGGCGCACCAACCAGCCGTGAACGCCTGTTTCTGATTGCTCGCTGTGATGGTGAACCTATTGTGTGGCCGAAGCCGACTCATGCAGCGAAACCAGCCAAGGGCCAAAAGCCATACCGCACTGCCGCCGAATGCATCGATTGGAGCGTTCCAGGTAAAAGCATTTTCAATCGCCCTCGCCCACTGGCTGACGCTACTATGCGCCGGATCGCCAAGGGCGTGAAGCGCGAAGTGCTCGACCGGGCCGAGCCTTTCATTGTGCCGATCGCTAACTGGAGTTCAGAAACAGTACAACCAGTCGACCAGCCTCTGAATACGATCACCGCCTGGCCAAGGGGTGGATCATTTGCAATAGCCAGCCCGGTGTTGACGCCATTTTATGGCGGCGAAAGAAAAGGTAATCGTGCACACGGCACCCACGAACCGCTGAGAACCCAGACGACTGAAAACAGATTCGCATTGGTCACAGCCTTCATGGCCCAGGCCAACGGCGGATTCAATATCACCCACAGCAAGCCGCTGGATGTGCCGACCACCACTATCACGAACACTGGCAGCCAGCAGCAGCTGGTTACTGCAAACCTGCTGCACCTGCGCGGCAACTGTAATGCACGATCAGTTGATGCCCCGCTGCACACGATCAGCGCCGGTGGTCAGCATCATGGCCTGGTCACTGCATTCCTCAGCCGCCAGTTCGGCGCCAGCGTTGGTCAGCCCGCAGATGCACCCGCCCCAACCATTACGGCCGGCGGCATGGGAAAGACTTCGCTGGTCGAGCTTCAGCTGTCCCCGGAAGTTGAGGAAGGCGCCCTGCGCTGCGCGGCGTTCCTGATCAACTACTACGGCAATGGTGATGCCCGTTCGGTGGAGGCTCCGGCTGACACGCTGACCACTCGGGACCGCCTGGCACTAGTTACGGTCTGGATCAGTGGCGATCCCTACGTGATCGTTGATATCCACCTGCGCATGCTACAGCCACACGAGCTGTATGCCGCCCAGGGTTTCCCGAGTAACTACATCATCACCCACGGCCATGACGGGCGAAAGTTCACCAAGAGCGAGCAGGTCCACATGTGTGGCAACTCTGTCAGTCCGCCACCGATGGCCGCAATTGCCCGGGTAAACAATCCATATCGAATAGAGCAGCGCCAGCCAGTGGCAGCTTGA
- a CDS encoding pyocin activator PrtN family protein, which yields MKPNMPTQTLWMLLAEFGGRPTVPLTECYHHLGYPSIKKASDAARDLELPVPFYRLEGSQKNVRLIHLTDLAAFIDKRVAEARDEFKKLHNLNPSQKRISENDRSDENSDNNPGVRAAG from the coding sequence ATGAAACCCAATATGCCAACCCAAACCCTGTGGATGTTGTTGGCTGAGTTTGGCGGGCGTCCTACTGTTCCGTTGACTGAGTGCTACCACCATCTGGGCTACCCCAGCATCAAAAAAGCATCAGATGCAGCTCGTGACCTTGAGCTGCCGGTGCCCTTCTACCGCTTGGAAGGTAGCCAGAAAAATGTGCGGCTCATTCACCTGACGGACTTGGCAGCGTTCATTGATAAGCGAGTTGCAGAGGCACGTGACGAGTTCAAAAAGCTGCACAACCTTAATCCTAGCCAAAAACGGATCTCAGAAAACGATCGATCAGATGAGAATAGTGACAACAATCCAGGTGTTCGTGCTGCAGGATGA
- a CDS encoding site-specific integrase: MATIIPRVGKSGEKRYQAKVRLQRDGQGYSESKTFSSKKAAEKWAKAREVELEQTGLPRKHSGVTVAQACKLYVDDLLATPRGVGRTKRMALVRMSKDDVLAGFTLAGARSADWIDYLKSRYQYTIEDRVITRAPSTLAEDYAYFRGLIEHAAVDWGVKASMDELEAAGKHARKVGLIGVSESRDVRPTLQQLDEVFDYFYRERSGKGANNVTRLPVITIFLFLIFSTRRVSEVTRLRWADLDREHQRILVRQMKHPRAKSSNDVWVHLPDRAMALIDTMPQVDERIFPFAEKSIAKQWQTARNWAGHEDLRLHDLRHEGVSHLFELGWDIPRVAMVSGHQSWDMLKRYTHLVRPEPVDKYREWKWLEKIGLE; this comes from the coding sequence ATGGCGACGATCATACCACGGGTGGGCAAGTCCGGGGAAAAGCGGTATCAGGCGAAGGTGCGGCTGCAGCGTGACGGGCAGGGGTACAGCGAGTCAAAAACATTCAGCAGCAAAAAGGCGGCTGAGAAGTGGGCGAAGGCGCGTGAAGTCGAGCTGGAGCAAACCGGTCTGCCGCGCAAGCATAGCGGGGTGACGGTGGCTCAGGCGTGCAAGCTGTATGTGGATGACCTGCTCGCCACGCCCAGGGGTGTTGGGCGGACGAAGCGCATGGCGTTGGTGCGTATGAGCAAAGATGACGTGCTGGCTGGGTTTACCCTGGCGGGGGCGCGGTCGGCGGATTGGATCGACTACCTGAAAAGTCGGTACCAGTACACGATCGAGGACCGGGTGATCACCCGTGCGCCGTCCACGCTGGCTGAGGACTATGCGTATTTCCGTGGGCTGATCGAGCATGCGGCTGTGGACTGGGGTGTAAAAGCCTCAATGGATGAGCTGGAGGCGGCGGGCAAGCATGCGCGCAAGGTGGGGCTGATCGGGGTGTCTGAAAGCCGTGATGTGCGCCCCACGCTGCAGCAGCTGGATGAGGTGTTCGACTACTTTTACCGCGAGCGGTCGGGCAAGGGCGCGAACAATGTCACGCGGCTGCCGGTGATCACGATATTCCTGTTCCTGATTTTCTCGACTCGCCGGGTCAGTGAAGTGACGCGCCTGCGCTGGGCGGATCTGGACCGTGAGCATCAGCGCATCCTCGTGCGGCAAATGAAGCATCCGCGGGCGAAGTCCAGCAATGATGTCTGGGTGCATCTGCCCGATCGTGCCATGGCGTTGATCGATACTATGCCCCAGGTGGATGAGCGCATTTTCCCGTTCGCTGAAAAGTCGATTGCCAAGCAGTGGCAGACTGCCCGCAACTGGGCGGGCCATGAAGACCTGCGTCTGCACGACCTGCGACATGAGGGCGTCAGCCACCTGTTCGAGTTGGGCTGGGATATTCCCCGGGTGGCGATGGTGTCAGGGCATCAGAGTTGGGATATGCTGAAGCGGTACACGCACCTGGTGCGGCCTGAGCCGGTTGATAAGTACAGGGAGTGGAAATGGCTGGAGAAGATCGGGCTGGAATGA
- the dusA gene encoding tRNA dihydrouridine(20/20a) synthase DusA, which yields MARDTGFRRFSVAPMMDWTTSDCRVFHRLFSDHTLLYTEMVTTGALIHGDAARHLDYHASEHPVALQLGGSNPSELAQCARMAEEWGYDEVNLNVGCPSDRVQNNMIGACLMAHPQLVAECLGEMRAAAGIPVTVKHRLGIDDLDSFEHLHQFVETVRQSGCTSFTIHARKAILQGLSPKENRDIPPLIYDHVYRIKALYPELEIIINGGIKTLAECDQHLERVDGVMIGREAYQNPWPLLSEVDQRYFGIDRPARSRMDIAEAFIPYLEQRLAEGAPLYAVAKHLLGLFHGQRGGKQFRRYLSENGHAREAGVDTFRAALALVAQD from the coding sequence ATGGCGCGGGATACGGGGTTTCGGCGGTTCTCTGTTGCGCCGATGATGGACTGGACAACATCTGATTGCAGGGTCTTTCATCGCCTGTTCTCAGACCACACTTTGCTGTACACCGAAATGGTTACGACAGGCGCGCTGATCCATGGCGACGCCGCACGCCATCTTGACTATCACGCCAGTGAGCATCCAGTCGCGCTTCAGTTGGGTGGCAGCAACCCGAGTGAACTCGCTCAGTGCGCCCGCATGGCCGAAGAGTGGGGCTATGACGAGGTGAACCTGAATGTAGGCTGCCCAAGTGATCGGGTTCAGAACAATATGATCGGCGCCTGCCTGATGGCGCACCCACAGCTTGTGGCGGAATGCCTGGGAGAAATGCGGGCAGCGGCAGGCATTCCCGTCACGGTCAAACACCGACTTGGCATTGATGATCTGGACAGCTTTGAACACTTGCACCAGTTTGTCGAGACAGTTCGCCAAAGCGGCTGCACCAGCTTTACCATTCATGCACGCAAGGCGATTCTTCAGGGCTTGAGCCCCAAGGAAAATCGCGATATCCCGCCACTGATCTACGACCATGTTTACCGCATAAAGGCTCTATACCCCGAGCTGGAGATCATCATCAATGGCGGCATTAAAACACTTGCCGAGTGCGACCAGCATCTTGAGAGGGTCGACGGCGTGATGATCGGGCGTGAGGCCTACCAGAATCCCTGGCCACTGCTCAGTGAGGTGGACCAACGCTACTTCGGCATTGATCGTCCGGCACGCAGCCGCATGGACATTGCCGAAGCATTCATCCCTTACTTGGAGCAGCGCCTGGCTGAAGGCGCTCCCCTGTACGCCGTTGCGAAACACCTGCTTGGACTCTTCCACGGCCAGCGTGGCGGTAAACAGTTCCGCCGATATCTAAGCGAAAACGGTCATGCAAGGGAAGCAGGCGTTGACACCTTCAGGGCTGCGCTTGCATTGGTCGCACAGGATTGA
- the tal gene encoding transaldolase — translation MNQLEQLKQITTVVADTGDIDAIRQFAPVDATTNPSLLLKAAQDAKYTPLLKEAQNWAAAQTSNTTDQFGLMTDRFAVLIGREITQLVPGRVSTEVDARLSFDTAATVAKARELISMYEALDIPRERVLIKIASTWEGIEAGRQLEQEGINCNLTLLFGFAQARACADAGIYLISPFVGRILDWYKAREPEADFSLQRDPGVRSVARIYHYYKAHNYDTVVMGASFRNIGEIQSLAGCDRLTISPALMQELASTEQPLHRMLSAECSSDDTRLHLNESDFRWDMNEDVMAQEKLAEGIRNFAKDQIKLEQLLAGH, via the coding sequence ATGAACCAGCTTGAACAATTGAAACAGATAACAACCGTGGTGGCGGATACCGGCGACATCGACGCCATCCGCCAGTTTGCACCGGTCGATGCCACCACGAACCCATCACTGCTGCTCAAGGCCGCACAGGATGCAAAATATACCCCCCTGCTGAAGGAGGCACAGAACTGGGCTGCTGCACAAACCTCCAACACAACCGACCAGTTCGGACTGATGACAGATCGCTTCGCCGTACTGATCGGCCGTGAAATTACTCAACTGGTACCGGGACGCGTCTCTACCGAAGTTGATGCCCGCCTGTCATTTGATACGGCAGCTACGGTTGCCAAGGCGCGAGAGCTGATCAGCATGTACGAAGCCCTTGATATTCCCCGGGAACGCGTATTGATCAAGATTGCCTCCACTTGGGAGGGTATCGAAGCTGGCCGTCAACTGGAGCAGGAAGGCATCAACTGCAACCTGACCTTACTATTTGGCTTTGCTCAGGCCCGCGCCTGCGCCGATGCCGGCATTTATCTGATTTCACCCTTTGTTGGCCGCATACTGGACTGGTACAAGGCTCGAGAGCCAGAGGCTGATTTCAGCCTGCAGCGTGACCCGGGGGTACGATCAGTGGCTCGAATCTACCATTACTACAAAGCACACAACTACGATACAGTCGTGATGGGTGCCAGTTTCCGCAATATCGGCGAAATCCAGTCATTGGCAGGCTGTGATCGACTCACGATCAGCCCCGCCCTGATGCAGGAACTGGCCAGCACTGAGCAGCCCCTGCACCGCATGCTGTCAGCTGAATGCAGCAGTGATGATACTCGCCTACACCTGAACGAAAGCGACTTCCGCTGGGATATGAACGAAGATGTAATGGCACAGGAAAAGCTGGCAGAAGGGATTCGCAATTTTGCCAAGGACCAGATCAAGCTGGAACAACTACTGGCAGGTCACTGA
- a CDS encoding STAS domain-containing protein — protein sequence MSDGAIYYACRDGHYVLKFVGDVRLTLCSTIERHLEAVLEREDVSDTLVDLTETDNIDSTSLGLIAKLAIKAREKGMPLPTLVSTNGDITRILYSMGFDRVFVLLEELPTSRCDLKQVPFVQESEDEVRERILDAHKVLIDLNESNRNAFKDLVATLESCR from the coding sequence ATGAGTGATGGGGCGATCTATTACGCGTGCCGCGACGGGCACTACGTTCTGAAATTTGTAGGTGATGTGCGCCTGACCCTCTGCTCGACTATCGAGCGACACCTCGAAGCCGTGTTGGAGCGTGAAGATGTGTCAGATACGCTGGTTGACCTGACTGAAACTGACAACATCGACAGCACATCTCTTGGGTTGATTGCAAAGCTTGCGATCAAGGCGCGAGAGAAAGGAATGCCGTTGCCGACCTTGGTGTCCACCAACGGCGATATCACACGCATTCTCTACAGTATGGGGTTTGATCGCGTGTTTGTGTTGCTGGAGGAGTTGCCTACCAGCCGCTGTGACCTCAAGCAGGTGCCGTTTGTGCAGGAGTCTGAAGATGAAGTGCGCGAGCGAATTCTCGATGCTCACAAGGTGCTGATTGATCTGAACGAGTCCAACCGTAACGCCTTTAAGGATCTGGTCGCAACATTGGAGAGCTGCCGTTAA
- a CDS encoding PP2C family protein-serine/threonine phosphatase, which translates to MGLHHQRVLLVSDSTRTTDRIFELCEECDHQRLRLIVCRDTDDADQQLDHYDISLIIFDLASVGSSLSMDRIAQRLNPKPLIALINEGTAESLVAALRSGADDVYVSGELDLHPELFVRSVERQLKRARYIEEVRSLRDSLERSLDELREDQHAAQQVQQNLLPPQQQDINGIEYAYVLQPSLLLSGDFVDAFVVSDKLSLFYLADVSGHGASSALVTVLLKNMTHRLLRNYRRNSSFDILSPSATLHRINREMLLTSLGKHLTMFVGLINHDTQTLSYAVGGHHPLPILLQDGRVRFLEGRGMPLGLFEEPVFDELECPLGDNFTLTLFSDGVLEVIDGETLEDKEQVLLNMCSAKYGSPAEFLQSMMPAGRGHPDDVAIMTVRRESL; encoded by the coding sequence ATGGGTCTACACCATCAGCGGGTGTTGCTGGTCTCAGACAGCACCCGCACCACCGATCGTATCTTCGAGCTCTGTGAGGAATGTGATCATCAGCGTCTGCGTCTGATTGTTTGTCGTGACACTGACGATGCCGATCAACAGCTCGACCACTATGATATCTCCCTGATAATTTTCGATCTTGCTTCTGTCGGCAGCAGCCTGTCGATGGATCGCATCGCACAGCGACTTAACCCCAAGCCACTTATCGCCCTGATCAATGAAGGCACGGCCGAGAGTTTGGTTGCTGCACTGCGCAGCGGGGCTGATGATGTTTACGTATCGGGCGAGCTGGATCTGCACCCTGAGTTGTTCGTTCGTTCGGTTGAGCGGCAATTGAAGCGGGCACGCTATATTGAGGAGGTGCGCAGTCTTCGTGACAGCCTTGAGCGCAGCCTGGATGAGCTGCGTGAGGATCAGCATGCTGCTCAGCAGGTGCAGCAGAATCTGCTTCCGCCTCAGCAACAGGATATCAATGGTATCGAGTACGCCTATGTGCTCCAGCCTTCCTTGCTGCTCAGCGGTGATTTTGTTGATGCCTTTGTTGTCAGTGACAAGTTGAGCCTGTTCTATCTGGCGGATGTATCCGGGCATGGGGCTTCATCGGCGCTGGTGACGGTGTTGCTGAAAAACATGACACACAGGCTGCTGCGTAACTACCGCCGTAATTCAAGCTTTGACATTCTGTCGCCTTCTGCCACGTTGCACCGCATTAATCGTGAAATGTTGCTGACTTCGCTGGGCAAGCATTTGACCATGTTTGTCGGTTTGATTAACCACGATACTCAAACCCTGAGCTATGCTGTAGGTGGTCATCATCCGCTGCCGATTTTGCTTCAGGATGGGAGGGTGCGTTTTCTGGAAGGGAGGGGTATGCCCCTTGGCTTGTTTGAAGAGCCGGTGTTTGATGAGTTAGAGTGTCCGCTTGGCGACAATTTTACACTGACTCTGTTCTCCGATGGTGTGCTTGAAGTGATTGATGGTGAAACGCTGGAAGATAAAGAGCAGGTGCTGCTGAATATGTGCAGTGCAAAATACGGGTCGCCAGCCGAGTTTTTGCAGAGTATGATGCCCGCCGGGCGGGGACATCCCGATGATGTGGCGATCATGACTGTACGCAGAGAGTCTTTATGA
- a CDS encoding MlaA family lipoprotein: MLKSALRTGLLVTGFSLAAIAAPLSANSEVDPWEGFNRPVFNFNEGVDKYALKPLAQGYRYVTPDIAEKGVSNFFDNLSDVRNLLNNLLQFKLEAAGQSFARLTFNSTFGLFGLIDVATPMGIAQKPEDFGQTLGYWGMPSGPYLVLPLLGPSNPRDGISLLADSAVDPVRQVGDTSDRNALYGLRLIDTRSRLLQAEQIISGDKYSFIRDAYMQRREYQINDKAVDVDYKNDF; the protein is encoded by the coding sequence ATGCTGAAATCTGCACTGCGTACAGGGCTTCTGGTAACCGGTTTTTCACTGGCGGCTATTGCTGCCCCTTTGTCGGCGAACAGCGAAGTTGACCCTTGGGAAGGCTTTAATCGCCCGGTATTCAACTTCAATGAAGGCGTGGACAAGTATGCGTTGAAGCCGCTGGCGCAGGGATACCGTTATGTCACGCCTGACATTGCCGAAAAGGGCGTCAGTAATTTCTTCGATAACCTGAGCGATGTGCGCAATTTGCTCAACAATCTGCTGCAATTTAAGCTTGAGGCGGCCGGTCAGAGTTTTGCTCGCCTTACGTTCAACTCAACCTTCGGTCTGTTTGGTCTGATTGATGTGGCAACACCGATGGGAATAGCTCAGAAGCCTGAAGACTTCGGTCAGACGCTGGGTTACTGGGGCATGCCTTCGGGGCCTTATCTTGTGCTGCCGCTGCTGGGGCCAAGTAACCCGCGTGACGGTATTTCACTGCTCGCGGATAGTGCTGTCGACCCTGTACGCCAGGTCGGTGACACGTCTGACCGCAATGCGCTTTACGGTTTGCGCCTGATTGATACTCGCAGCCGGTTGCTTCAGGCTGAGCAGATCATCAGTGGCGACAAATACAGTTTTATTCGTGATGCGTATATGCAACGTCGTGAATATCAGATTAACGATAAAGCCGTTGATGTCGACTACAAGAACGACTTCTGA
- a CDS encoding porin: MKKSLIALAVAGAMTAPMVAQADATLYGSFRAELHSVDDADLDLKDGSTRIGIKGDVDLGLESTKGLFHWEANVNITDKGGYGADMFAPRLSYLGATGNWGTALVGRQYHPHYLLINLTTGIFDTASSTTGEWNQLGNDVHKREDNTVAYHSPVMGGFQFIGGAVIAGNNDDADGVADSEVDGYNVAVKYNANDLYVAASYGDVQEDVFGTVSDKETWGVAASYKIADFGLAAKYEEQEDGVNDETAWELAGTYDIGATQLMARYSDYENDVNGAEGNQWAVGVMHKLGGKGRVWVNYFDFDSDAQNVNANFRDALVLGYRVDF; encoded by the coding sequence ATGAAAAAGTCACTGATTGCTCTGGCTGTTGCTGGTGCCATGACTGCTCCGATGGTCGCTCAGGCTGACGCTACTCTGTACGGTTCTTTCCGTGCCGAGCTGCACTCTGTAGATGATGCAGATCTGGACCTGAAAGACGGCTCTACCCGTATCGGTATCAAGGGTGATGTTGATCTGGGCCTGGAAAGCACCAAAGGTCTGTTCCACTGGGAAGCAAACGTAAACATCACTGATAAAGGTGGTTACGGTGCAGACATGTTTGCGCCGCGTTTGTCTTACCTGGGTGCTACCGGTAACTGGGGTACTGCCCTGGTTGGTCGTCAGTACCACCCGCACTACCTGCTCATCAACCTGACTACCGGTATCTTTGATACTGCTAGCAGCACTACTGGTGAGTGGAACCAGCTTGGTAACGATGTTCACAAGCGTGAAGACAATACTGTTGCATACCACTCTCCGGTAATGGGTGGCTTCCAGTTCATCGGTGGTGCTGTTATCGCCGGTAACAACGATGACGCTGACGGTGTTGCAGACAGCGAAGTTGACGGCTACAACGTAGCTGTTAAGTACAACGCTAACGACCTGTATGTTGCTGCTTCTTACGGTGATGTTCAGGAAGACGTATTTGGTACAGTAAGCGACAAGGAAACTTGGGGTGTTGCAGCTTCCTACAAAATCGCTGACTTTGGTCTGGCTGCCAAGTATGAAGAGCAGGAAGACGGTGTCAACGACGAAACTGCTTGGGAACTGGCTGGTACCTACGACATCGGTGCGACTCAGCTGATGGCTCGTTACTCTGACTACGAGAACGACGTCAACGGTGCTGAAGGCAACCAGTGGGCTGTTGGTGTAATGCACAAACTGGGTGGTAAAGGACGCGTTTGGGTTAACTACTTTGACTTCGATAGCGATGCTCAGAATGTTAACGCCAACTTCCGCGACGCCCTGGTTCTGGGTTACCGCGTAGATTTCTAA